The window ACTGGTTGTACGATTTACTGGTAGTACTTTCTCTCCACCCATATGTTTTAATCCAAGATCTTGTATCTTTTCATCATAAACTGCAGGTCCTGCATATGTTTCAAGAAGTGACATATCATCAGATGTTAGATCAAATCCTCCAGCTAATCCTGTAAGATCAACTAAAGAGTTAACATTATCATTTTTAATTTTTTCATTTATTATTTTAAGTCCTTTTTCTCGTCTTTTTACTTCATCAAGTTCTATTGTCATTTTTTCAACTCACTATATTTTTTTTAGTATTATATTTTTTTTTGAATATTTTGTGTAAAAATAATTTTTTTGTTATATGTACTTATAAGATTATGTTTATTTTTTTATAAATAAAATTATTATATTTACTTAATTAGTATAATTTAAATTACATTTAAAATGAGTATGTGCATAAATATAAACACTTAAAAATAAAAAAAAAGATTATCTTTTATAAAAATAAAAGTTAAAATAAATATTTAATTTAAATGATTTAATCTTTAAATAAATAAAAAAAAGAGGTTATTTTTTTAGATTTTTTGGTAGAATTACTTTTATTATATTCATCTACCAAAAATAAAAAAATATTTTTTTTACATCTAATCTACATTTACTGTAAATACGTTTTTATATAGTTCTATGATTAGTTCTAGTTGTTCTTCATCAAAGCTTATTATTGTTACTTCTCCATCTTCTTTGATGAAATATTCAGCATTAATTATTTTTCCTGTATCATCCATATAGATGTAAATTCCATCTTCTATATTTTCGTCATCTTCATAGTTTTTTAGATTTACTATAATTTTAAGTGACATGTCTACTGAATCTATGTCTTCAAATCCGAAGTCAGGATTTGTTCTTCTATTTTGAAGATCATTATTTAGATCCACCATTCTTCTATCTAATCTTTCTACTTTGTTTTTCATAAAATAAAAACCTTCCCCTAAATTTTGTATTAAGTTATTATTTATTATATTTATTTGTTTTTTATGATATGTTTTTTTATAAATATTATTATAACATGTTTTATAAATAGATTATATAAAGTATTTTATTTATTATAATAGAATATAAAACCATTCTGAAAATGGGATAAAATTAGACTCTTATTTCTTATTTTATAACAATATGAAAAAAAATAGGAAATGGTTTTTATATTTTTTCTTTGGAGGTAAAAATACTTGTCTGATAAAAAATCTAAATTAGCCTCTGGTAGTATTATTATACTGCTTGGTTCTATTATTCTTAGATTAGGTGGATTTATTTATCGATTTATATTAAGTAGACTATTAAGTACAACTGGCTATGGAATTGTTGGATTAACTCTTCCATTTCAAAATGCACTTATTACAGCAGCAAGTGGAGGTGTTCCTCCAGCGATAGCTAAGTATGTTGCTGAGTATAATGCTATTGATGAAGAACAGATGGTACATCAGATTATTGTAACATCAATGAAGCTTATGATTTTCATGGCATTTATAGCAGCAACTGTGATGCTTATAATATCAGAACCTGTTGCTATTGGAATGTGGAATAAACCTGAAGTTCTTATGCCTCTTCGACTTGTTGCTCTTATAGTTCCATTTAGTGTTATTGTAGGAGCACTTCGTGGAGTATTTCAGGGATATTATAATATGCTTGATTTGTTTTATAGTAAGTTTTTAGAACAAATCTTCACATTAATGTTTGCAGTTATACTAGTACTTGTTGGATGGTATGCATCAGGTGCAGTTCTTGGAACCGCTCTTGGATTTCTAATGGCACTTGTTGGTTCATATTATTTATATAAGCGTGATATTCGTGATAAGTTTATAACAAATGAATTTAATAAAATTCCAGTTCGTGAAGAACTTAAGATTCTTGTTAAGTTATTTAAATTTGCAATTCCTGTTGTAATTACTGGTATTGCTGAGATATTTATTTATGATACTGGTACATTTTTTATTGGAATGTTTCAACCAATTATGCTTGCAGGTTTCTATACTAATGCAAGTGCAATGTCAAGAATTCCATTAATACTTGCAAATTCAGTTTCAACATCTATCTTGCCAGCTGCAAGTGAAGCTGATAGTCTTAAAGATAAAGAACTTCTAACAATGTATATTCATCAATCTTATCGGTATACAGCTGTTACAACACTTCCTGTATGTGCTATTATTATGGTGTATGCAACTCCTATAATGACACTCTTTTTTGGTGCTGATTATGCACCAGGAGCTGAGGCATTATGGATACTTGTTACAGGTATGTTTTTCTTTTCAATATATCTTATTACAAGTAGTATGTGTCAAGGACTTGGAAAACCACAAATTCCTATGTATACTTTAATTGTTGGATCAATTGTTAATATTGTTGCAAGTTTCCTTCTTATACCTGATTATGGTATATCAGGAGCTGCTGTTGCAACTACTATTGCTACATTTGTATTGATGATTCTTACAATAGTAAAACTTACACAATTATCTGAGGTTCATCTTCCATATAAGGATCTTGGAAAAATAGTACTAGCATATTTTATCATGGTTGTAGTTTTATGGCTATTTCCTATTAATATAATTGGATTAATACTTGGATCAATTGTAGGACTAATTGTATATTTACTTTTAGTACTTGCATTTAAAGCACTAAAAAAAGATGATGTGGTATTTATAGAACATCTTGTTGATAAAACAGGACCACTTAAAAAATACTTAACACCAGTAGTATCATTTATCTACAAACATGCAGGCTAAAAATGAAAAATTATGTGAAAAGATGAAAAAAAGGGAGAATTAAAGATTTTTATTATCTTTTTTTTTATAATTTCTTTTTTTTTAATTAAATTCACAAAAAAAAATAAAATCATTTAAACATATTCTCCACCCTTAAAATTCTTTTTTAAAAAAAAAAAGAAAGATCCAATTTTTTTTTATTATACTAATTTTTAAAAGCTTTAAATCAAAAAAAAATATCTTGATAAGATCTATATATTTTTTTATAAAAAAAAGAACACTAAAAAAAGCAATTTAAAATAAAATATGTATTTGTGCATAAAAAAAAGAATAAAAAAAAAGAAGGTTAAAAGAGTTGTATTTTATAAGAATTATATTATTCTTATAATGTTATTTTTATATCAAGTGCACTGCATCCATCTTCATATACAAATACAGGGTTGATATCTAATTCCTTAATTTCTGGGAAGTCCATTGTGAGTTTTGCAACACGTTTAATTGTGTCTTTTACAGCATCAATATCACTAGGATTATCTCCACGGTATCCTTTAAGGAGTTTGCTTATTTTTGTTGAATCAATTTGATCATCAATTACTTCATCATTAATTCCAGATCCAAGTTTGAAGCAAACATCATTAATTAGATTTACGTAAATTCCACCCATACCAAATCCTATGATTGGACCAAATTGTGCATCACGTAGCATTCCAACAAGTACTTCATGTCCTGATGGCATCATTTTTTGAACTTCTACACCATCTGGTGTAATGTCAGGATGTGCTTCTTTTGCTTTTCTTATGATTTCATTGTATGTATTTTCAGCTTCATCTTTTGTTTGTACATTTACTACTACTCCACCAATATCGGTTTTGTGTAATATTTTATCTGATGCAATTTTAAGTACTACTGGGAATCCCATTTCTTCTGCTGCATCTGCTGCTTCTTGTGCTGATGTAGCTAGTACTATTGGTGCTGCTGAGATGTTATATGCTTTTGCTACTTGGTATGCTTCACTTCCAATTAAAGCATTACGTCCTTCATCTATTGCTTTGTTAATAATTTTAGCTGCAGCATCATAGTCTACATCTGTTATTTGATCAAGACATGATTGTTGATCTTCAGCTTTGATTGTTGCATATCTTTCCATCATTTGTAAGATGTTTACAGCTGTTTCTGGGAAGATTGTTGTTGGAATTGATGCTTTACGTAGTGTTACATTTTCTTCTTCAAATGCAGGTCCACCCATGTTTACAACAATAATTGGTTTATCTGATGTTTCTTTTGCTTTTACTATTGCATCTCCTACTTCTCCTGCTTTATAGGATGCTGTTGGACATGCCATTATTATTACACTATCAATTTCTGGTTCTTGTAGAATTATTTCTAGTGTTTTTTCATATCTTTCAGGTGGTGCATCTCCTAGTACATCTACCGGGTTATTTACACTTCCTTCATCTGGAATTACTTCTTTTAGTTTATCTTTTGTTTCATCAGATAATTCTGCAAGTTCTAATCCTAACTCTTCAATTTTATCTGCTGTTAGTACTCCTCCACCACCAGCATTGGTTACTACTGCTATATTTTTACCTTTTGGAAGTTCTGATTTGGAGAATGCTAATCCATAATCAAATAAGTCTTGCATTGAACGAGCTCTCATTACTCCACAGTTTTCAAATGCTGCATCAAATGCGAAGTCGTTTCCTGCGAGTGATCCTGTGTGTGATGATACTGCTTTTGCTCCTGCTTGGCTTGAACCGGATTTGAGTATTATTACAGGTTTTTGTTTTGTTACACGTCTCATTACTTCAAGGAATCTGTCACCTTCACTTATTCCTTCAAGGTATCCAAGTATTACTTTTGTTTCATCATCATCTGCAAGTTCTTCAATTACATCAATTTCTGAAACATCTACTTTGTTTCCAAGACTTACAACTTTACTGAATCCTATTCCTTCAGATAAACTCCAGTCAAGAATTGCTACTGTCATTGCTCCACTTTGGGATACAAATGCTATGTTTCCTGCTTCTGGCATTTCTTGTGCAAAGGATGCATTTAGTGGGGTGTATGTATCAAGGCTTCCAAGACAGTTAGGACCTTGAATGTTCATGTTGTATTCTTTTGCAATATCTGCCATTTCTTCTTCAAGTTTTACTCCTTCTCCACCAACTTCTTTAAATCCTGCTGTTAGTGTAATTACGTCTGTTACTCCTTTTTCTCCACATTGTCTTAGTGTGTCATTTACAAATCTTGCAGGAATTGACATTACTACCAGATCTACATCTCCTGGAATGTCAAGTACTGATTTGTATGCTTTTAATCCTAATATTTCACCATCTGCTTTTGTGTTTACTGGGTATATTTCACCTGGGTATCCACATTTTTTAAGGTTATCAACTACGATGTAGCCGATTTTTCCTTCTTGGTTAGATGCTCCTATTACAGCAACTGACTTAGGATTAAATAATCCAGTTAAATCTTTCATATTAATTTCTCCAATTTTGTTGTTTTTTAATTTATTTTTAATAAGATAAGATAAAAAAAAATAAAATATAAAAAAATAATTCTTACTTATTTTATTTATGATTAAAAAGCTTTTTTTTAGATCAATTTTATTTATATTTCTTTAGTAATTGTATCTTTTAAATATCATCTATATTTTTTTTATCAATCAACTCTTTTAAAAAACTTTACTATTCCATCATTATAATTAATGATAAATAAAATTAATTTTTATCTTTAATAAAGTTTTGTAAAAAAATGTATATATAGTTTATTAGAATAAAAAGTTTTTATCAAAAAAAGAATATCAATATAATTTGTTAAAAAAAAATAAAAAAAAGAGAATTAAATAATACAATGTATAAAAATCATGTTTCATACACATACATATTATAGCTTCTAGATTATCATAGATAAGCTTATACGATTACGTTTAAGGTCAATATCTATAATTTTAACTTCAACAATATCATCAATTGACACAACATCCATAGGGTGTTTTATATATTGATCTTCTATTAACTCTGAGATATGAACAAGTCCATCCTGATGTACTCCAATATCTACAAATGCACCAAAATCAACCACATTACGTACAACTCCTTCAAGAACCATACCTTCTTCTAAATCTTCAATTGAGAGTATATCATCACGAAGTTGTGGACCACTAAGTTTATCACGAGGATCACGACCAGGTTTTTTAAGTTCATCAAGAATATCTTGTAATGTCCATACACCAATACCTAGTTCTTCTGCTATTTTTTCCATATCATCAACTTTAATGTCAACTCCACCATTTTTAACATCTGATATGTCATATCCATAAATAGATAAGAGTGCAAAAACAGTATCATATGACTCTGGATGTACACAAGTACTATCAAGTACATTATTTGCATCATATATTCTCATAAATCCAGCACATTGTTCATATGTTTTAGGTCCAATACCATTTACATCAAGTAGTTGTTCACGACTTTTAAATGAACCATTATCCTCACGGTATGCTACAATATTTTTAGCAATCTTAGGTGATATTCCTGCTACATTTTCCATAAGAGTATGTGATGCCATATTCAGATCAACCCCTACATTATTTACACTTTTTTCAATAATACCTTTTAATGATGAGTCAAGTTTTTTAGGATTCATATCATGTTGATATTGTCCTACACCAATACTTTTTGGATCTATCTTTACAAGTTCAGATAGTGGATCTTCAAGACGACGTGCTATTGATATTGCACCACGTTCTGTAACATCATATTCTGGAAATTCCTCACGTGCAAGATCACTTGCTGAATATACTGATGCTCCTGATTCATTTACTATTGAATATGAAACATCTAAGTCTTTTATAATATCAACTATTACTTGTTCAGATTCTCTGGATGCTGTTCCATTACCAAGTGCTATCAGATCAATATTATATTCATAAATTAAATCTAGTACTATATCTCGTGCTTCTTCAACTTTATTTTGAGGATCAGTTGGATATATTACAGCTGTATCTAATACTTTTCCAAATTCATCTATTACTGCTAGTTTACATCCTGTTCTAAATGCTGGATCCCATCCTAGTATTCTATGTCCTCGTATTGGTGCTTGCATTAGTACTTGTTCAAGATTTTTCTTAAATACTTTTATTGATTTATCTTCTGAGTCACTTGTAAGTTTTGATCTTATCTCACGTTCTATAGCAGGTCCTATTAATCTTTTATATGAATCTTTCATTGCTTTTTTTAGAAACTCTTCTGTATATTTGTTATATTTAATTGATTCTGGGTTATCTGAGTAGTTTATTAGTATTTCATCTTCTAAGAAGAATTCTATATTTGGCAGCGGTGCATCTATTGTTACTTTTAGGATTTTTTCTTTTTCACCACGGTTAATTGCAAGTACTCTGTGTTCTGGTATGTCTGTTATGTTTTCCTGGTAGTCATAATACATTTCATATTCAGATGGTACATTTTCATCTTTTGCTGTTGTTATTATTTTTCCACGTCTTAGTGTTATATCACGTATAAATCCACGATAGTATGCATTATCTGATATCATATCTGCTATAATATCATTTGCTCCTTTAAGTGCATCTTTTATTGTTGGTACATCATCTGTTATGTATTTTTCAGCTTCTTCTTCTATTGAATGTGTAAGTGTTTGATCATATATTGTTATTGCAAGTGGTTCAAGTCCTAATTCTCGTGCTTTTGATGCTAGTGTTTTCTTTTTTGGTTTATATGGTCTGTATAGATCTTCAAGTTCTACCATTTGTAGTGTATCTTCTATTTGTAATCTGAGTTCATCTGTTAGTTTTCCTTGTTTATCTATAGAATTTAGTATGAATGATTTTCTTTCTTCTAAGTTTTTTAGATAGTCATATCTTTCATCAAGTTGACGTAGAATATCATCATCTAGTCCCCCTGTTGCTTCTTTTCTGTATCTTGCTATAAATGGTATGGTGTTATCTTCATTTATTAGTGTTATTGCAGCATTTGCTTGCCATGGCTTAATATTTAGTTCTGATGCTATTGTTTTTTCGATATCAATCATTGTGTTTTTCATCCTCATAATTAGTAAGTTTAATAGTTTATTAATTTTTTTAAGAAAAAGTAAAAATGTTATATTTATTTAATTTAAGAAAATTTTATTCTTTATTTACATTAGAATTATTAAATTTTTTTTATTTACTTATATTAATTTATATGTCTTCTAAATATAAATAAATTAAAAACTTATATTTATTAATTAAAATAAGAGCCTTTTATATAATAAAAAAATAAAATTACACATATAAATGATGATAAATAGTGGCTTTTATTATTTTTCATGTAATATGATAAGTAGTGTTGTATTTAAAAAAATAATTTTTCATATAAAAAAAAAAAAGAATAAAAAAAAATAGGAGAAGATTTTTTTTTGAAACTATTTTTTAGTTTCATTTGTTATATTAAATTTTATTATTCCTGTTCCATTATCTGTTATTTCTAGTTGTTCACATTGAGGATTAAGTTCTTCAAGTAATGCTCGTCCACTTGATTGATCCATATAATGTGGTAGATAATTAATAATATCAACAGGATATATGTTTGCAGTTACATTTTCACCACGTACATCAAAATTTACAAAGTATGCTCTGTGTGTTGCAGGATTACTTTGATCAAATATGAAGTTTCCAAGATTATAAAATATTGGTTTTCCATTATATACTTCCATTCCCTGTGTTACATGAGCATGTGAACCTACAACAGTATCAGCTCCTGCATCTATTGCTTTGTGTGATATATCTACTTGTTTTTCATTAGGTGTTCTGCTATATTCATTTCCATAGTGTGTATATACTATTATGAAATCTGATCCATTTTCTCGTGCTTGTTGTATTTGTTTTGGTGATTCATTATCATCCCATGCTGAATATCCAGGAGTATTATCTGTTGCTTTTGGCATAATTTCTTGTGAATATTCTGCAAAGTTTTCACTATCCATGTAGTTGAAAACTGTTATTTTATGTCCATTTTTCTCCATTACAAAAGGCTCAGTTGCTTCTGCTTTATTGTTACCTGCTCCTATATGTGCTATGTTTTTTGAATTAAGATTTTCTATTGAATCTTGCATTCCTTCGATTCCATAGTCAAATACATGGTTGTTTGCATTAGCTGATAGTACTGTGTAGTTTGTACCATTTATAAGATCTATGTATTCTGGACTTGCTTTTAGTGGTACATCAGGTTTAACAGCATTAGATGAGGTTGTAAATGGATTTTCTGTATTTACAATTAGAAGATCTGATGATCCTATTACATTACTTACATATCTATATGGATTTCCCTCACCAAGTACTGCTGGTGTTTTTCGTCCAAACATTACATCTCCTGTAATACTTATGGATAAATTTCCTTTATCTTCACTATTTAATGATGAAGATGTGAATGTATCATCATTATTATCTAGTGGATTTCCTACAATAACTAATAGTGCTAAGAGTATTATGATAAGAATTACTAGCATTATTAGTTTTTTTCGTAGTGAATGATTTTTCTTTTTTTGTTTACTTTGAGATGTATGAGTGGAGTTTTTATTTAATCTAGGTTTATCACTCATATTAATTCACTATTTATTATATATGGATGGTTTTTATTTTTATAAAATATTATTATAAAAATGAATGAGGTTTTTTTATCTTAAAAATAAAACAAGTTGTATAAAAAAAAATAAATAAGTTAAGGGGGTTAATTATTATTTTTTGTAGTTGATCCATTTAATCTAATATTTTAGGTTCATCTGATGCTGGTAGTTTTGTTAGTATTATAGGAACAAGTATGAATATTATTGTTAATATAAGTTCTATAAACTGTGTTTCTGGTGTGTTTGATACAAATATGCCTATTACTCCTGATATCCACATGATAAGAAGTACAAATGGTAGTATGTTTTTAACAAAGAACTTCCATTTACGTCCCATGTTAATTGATGAATTACTTAGTGATGGTATGAATCTATCAAGACCATAACACCATGCCATTATAATAGTTTGTATAATTACACCAAGAAGTATACCAAATTCATTTACAAATGTATCAGTTGTTGTAAGTATATAGTTTCCTGATCCTGTTGTAAATATTAATGATATGAGAACACCAATTATACATATTATTGTCACAGATTTTTTACGTGTAAATCCAAATTTATAACTTAAAGAACATAAGAGTGGTTCCATAAGTGATAATGCTGATGTAAGACCAGCAAAAAGTACACATAAAAAGAATAATGGTCCAAGTATATATGCTACATCTCCCATTATATTAAATATCTCTGGGAACACAATAAACAGAAGTCCTGATCCAGATGTTGCAATATCAGATACTGCAATTCCTGAGTTAAGTGACATAAATCCTAGAATACTAAATACACCTACAGCTGTAAATATTTCAAATCCAGAATTTGAACATACAACAATTAATGCTTTATCTATGAGTTTTTCATTACTTGGCAGATAACTTGCATATGCTATTGTAATACCAAGTCCTATTGATAATGAAAATAGTACCTGTCCAAATGCTGCAAGCCATATGTCAATGTTTGTTAGACTACTCCAGTTTGGTGTAAATAATTCACTTAGTCCTATCATTTGTCCTGGTAATGTGAGAGCATATACTACAATTATTGCCATTATTAAAAATAGCATTGGAACAAGTACTTTTACAACACGACCAATTCCATCATTAAGATCTTTATGTGAAATAAACCATACTATAACCCAAAATATAATAGTTATAATACTAACTGGTAATACAAATTCTAAAATACCTTTAAGATTATCTCCACCTACAATAATATTATTTGCAAAGTATGTTGCAGGAGCAACTCCCCATCCTTTAAAGAAACTTAAAAGTAAATATATGAAATCCCATGCAATAATTACCATGTAATATGTAAGAATTAAAAATACACATACAAGTATAAACCATCCTATATATTCAAATTTAGGCTTTATTTTCTTTAAAATATTTGATATTGAATCTTTAAAATGATATCCTATCGCATATTCTAAAATAAGAAGTGGTATTGCCATTATAATAATTGCTGTAAAATATGGTATAAAGAATGATCCTCCACCATTTGAATATACAACATAACTAAAACGCCAGATGTTTCCAAGACCAACAGCAGAACCTATCATTGCCATAATAAATGCAAATGAACTGTTCCACTTATTAGTAGCTTGTGCCATAATTTTATCTAATTTTTCCCTCCTACTAAAATTTAATCATTAATAATATTATATAGAGCTTATTAAGTATTTATTTTAAACTAATATTATAGAATAAATTATCTTATTTTATAGAAAGAATTATTAAAAATTAGATGATTAAAAAAAAAGTAGATGTAGGAATCTTTCTAATTTTAAAATTCCCTACATGTCAACTTGGTTATTTTCACTAGTTTTAGATGGTAGTTTTGTTAATATTACAGGTACTATTATTATAATTGCTGTTATTATAAGTTCTACCATTAATGTTAAGCCTGTTTCTGTTGCAATTAAATTTATAATTCCCATAATCCACATGAATATTAAAACTATTGGTAGTACTATTTTAAGAATAAATATCCATTTGCTTCCTACTTTAAGTTTTGCTTTATAATTTAATTCAGGTATTAGTTTTCTTAGACCATAATACCATGA is drawn from Methanosphaera cuniculi and contains these coding sequences:
- a CDS encoding flippase; its protein translation is MSDKKSKLASGSIIILLGSIILRLGGFIYRFILSRLLSTTGYGIVGLTLPFQNALITAASGGVPPAIAKYVAEYNAIDEEQMVHQIIVTSMKLMIFMAFIAATVMLIISEPVAIGMWNKPEVLMPLRLVALIVPFSVIVGALRGVFQGYYNMLDLFYSKFLEQIFTLMFAVILVLVGWYASGAVLGTALGFLMALVGSYYLYKRDIRDKFITNEFNKIPVREELKILVKLFKFAIPVVITGIAEIFIYDTGTFFIGMFQPIMLAGFYTNASAMSRIPLILANSVSTSILPAASEADSLKDKELLTMYIHQSYRYTAVTTLPVCAIIMVYATPIMTLFFGADYAPGAEALWILVTGMFFFSIYLITSSMCQGLGKPQIPMYTLIVGSIVNIVASFLLIPDYGISGAAVATTIATFVLMILTIVKLTQLSEVHLPYKDLGKIVLAYFIMVVVLWLFPINIIGLILGSIVGLIVYLLLVLAFKALKKDDVVFIEHLVDKTGPLKKYLTPVVSFIYKHAG
- the acs gene encoding acetate--CoA ligase alpha subunit, which gives rise to MKDLTGLFNPKSVAVIGASNQEGKIGYIVVDNLKKCGYPGEIYPVNTKADGEILGLKAYKSVLDIPGDVDLVVMSIPARFVNDTLRQCGEKGVTDVITLTAGFKEVGGEGVKLEEEMADIAKEYNMNIQGPNCLGSLDTYTPLNASFAQEMPEAGNIAFVSQSGAMTVAILDWSLSEGIGFSKVVSLGNKVDVSEIDVIEELADDDETKVILGYLEGISEGDRFLEVMRRVTKQKPVIILKSGSSQAGAKAVSSHTGSLAGNDFAFDAAFENCGVMRARSMQDLFDYGLAFSKSELPKGKNIAVVTNAGGGGVLTADKIEELGLELAELSDETKDKLKEVIPDEGSVNNPVDVLGDAPPERYEKTLEIILQEPEIDSVIIMACPTASYKAGEVGDAIVKAKETSDKPIIVVNMGGPAFEEENVTLRKASIPTTIFPETAVNILQMMERYATIKAEDQQSCLDQITDVDYDAAAKIINKAIDEGRNALIGSEAYQVAKAYNISAAPIVLATSAQEAADAAEEMGFPVVLKIASDKILHKTDIGGVVVNVQTKDEAENTYNEIIRKAKEAHPDITPDGVEVQKMMPSGHEVLVGMLRDAQFGPIIGFGMGGIYVNLINDVCFKLGSGINDEVIDDQIDSTKISKLLKGYRGDNPSDIDAVKDTIKRVAKLTMDFPEIKELDINPVFVYEDGCSALDIKITL
- a CDS encoding Tex family protein encodes the protein MIDIEKTIASELNIKPWQANAAITLINEDNTIPFIARYRKEATGGLDDDILRQLDERYDYLKNLEERKSFILNSIDKQGKLTDELRLQIEDTLQMVELEDLYRPYKPKKKTLASKARELGLEPLAITIYDQTLTHSIEEEAEKYITDDVPTIKDALKGANDIIADMISDNAYYRGFIRDITLRRGKIITTAKDENVPSEYEMYYDYQENITDIPEHRVLAINRGEKEKILKVTIDAPLPNIEFFLEDEILINYSDNPESIKYNKYTEEFLKKAMKDSYKRLIGPAIEREIRSKLTSDSEDKSIKVFKKNLEQVLMQAPIRGHRILGWDPAFRTGCKLAVIDEFGKVLDTAVIYPTDPQNKVEEARDIVLDLIYEYNIDLIALGNGTASRESEQVIVDIIKDLDVSYSIVNESGASVYSASDLAREEFPEYDVTERGAISIARRLEDPLSELVKIDPKSIGVGQYQHDMNPKKLDSSLKGIIEKSVNNVGVDLNMASHTLMENVAGISPKIAKNIVAYREDNGSFKSREQLLDVNGIGPKTYEQCAGFMRIYDANNVLDSTCVHPESYDTVFALLSIYGYDISDVKNGGVDIKVDDMEKIAEELGIGVWTLQDILDELKKPGRDPRDKLSGPQLRDDILSIEDLEEGMVLEGVVRNVVDFGAFVDIGVHQDGLVHISELIEDQYIKHPMDVVSIDDIVEVKIIDIDLKRNRISLSMII
- a CDS encoding CapA family protein, giving the protein MSDKPRLNKNSTHTSQSKQKKKNHSLRKKLIMLVILIIILLALLVIVGNPLDNNDDTFTSSSLNSEDKGNLSISITGDVMFGRKTPAVLGEGNPYRYVSNVIGSSDLLIVNTENPFTTSSNAVKPDVPLKASPEYIDLINGTNYTVLSANANNHVFDYGIEGMQDSIENLNSKNIAHIGAGNNKAEATEPFVMEKNGHKITVFNYMDSENFAEYSQEIMPKATDNTPGYSAWDDNESPKQIQQARENGSDFIIVYTHYGNEYSRTPNEKQVDISHKAIDAGADTVVGSHAHVTQGMEVYNGKPIFYNLGNFIFDQSNPATHRAYFVNFDVRGENVTANIYPVDIINYLPHYMDQSSGRALLEELNPQCEQLEITDNGTGIIKFNITNETKK
- a CDS encoding sodium-dependent transporter, whose amino-acid sequence is MAQATNKWNSSFAFIMAMIGSAVGLGNIWRFSYVVYSNGGGSFFIPYFTAIIIMAIPLLILEYAIGYHFKDSISNILKKIKPKFEYIGWFILVCVFLILTYYMVIIAWDFIYLLLSFFKGWGVAPATYFANNIIVGGDNLKGILEFVLPVSIITIIFWVIVWFISHKDLNDGIGRVVKVLVPMLFLIMAIIVVYALTLPGQMIGLSELFTPNWSSLTNIDIWLAAFGQVLFSLSIGLGITIAYASYLPSNEKLIDKALIVVCSNSGFEIFTAVGVFSILGFMSLNSGIAVSDIATSGSGLLFIVFPEIFNIMGDVAYILGPLFFLCVLFAGLTSALSLMEPLLCSLSYKFGFTRKKSVTIICIIGVLISLIFTTGSGNYILTTTDTFVNEFGILLGVIIQTIIMAWCYGLDRFIPSLSNSSINMGRKWKFFVKNILPFVLLIMWISGVIGIFVSNTPETQFIELILTIIFILVPIILTKLPASDEPKILD